A region of Micromonospora sp. WMMD882 DNA encodes the following proteins:
- a CDS encoding 3-oxoacyl-[acyl-carrier-protein] synthase III C-terminal domain-containing protein, with protein sequence MIEPMPPPPPALRRVGITAVGVSLPGRVVPTGELQRRIAEASGLTLPPELLARTTGIATRRLAADDEYASTLAVRAARQALAAAGREPEEVDLLLFASASRDVVEPATAHIVQAELGGRAHALDVTNACNSFLNGVDLARSMILAGRAHRALVVTGETPTRAMRWRLTGLDQARAALAGYTFGDAGAAVLVEPVATGGILDVDTETWSEHWTVGGIPGGGSRHPRGDEHTYFTGDGRALRDVFEKIGPDILHRVRHRTGLDWADYARVLVHQVTLPYLDRFVEVAGVPRDKLEVTVTDLGNLASATLGVQLARVDPGLRPGDRVLFIGLGGGVSLMTMVWEKS encoded by the coding sequence GTGATCGAGCCCATGCCGCCACCGCCTCCGGCCCTCCGGCGGGTCGGTATCACCGCGGTCGGGGTCAGCCTGCCCGGCCGGGTGGTGCCCACCGGCGAGTTGCAGCGCCGGATCGCCGAGGCCAGTGGGTTGACGCTGCCGCCCGAGCTGCTGGCCCGGACGACCGGGATCGCCACCCGCCGGCTGGCCGCCGACGACGAGTACGCCTCGACGCTCGCCGTCCGGGCCGCCCGGCAGGCCCTCGCCGCCGCCGGACGCGAACCCGAGGAGGTGGACCTGCTGCTGTTCGCCTCGGCCTCCCGGGACGTCGTCGAGCCGGCCACCGCGCACATCGTCCAGGCCGAGCTGGGTGGCCGGGCGCACGCCCTGGACGTCACCAACGCCTGCAACAGCTTCCTCAACGGCGTCGACCTGGCCCGGTCGATGATTCTCGCCGGTCGGGCCCATCGCGCGCTGGTGGTGACCGGGGAGACCCCGACCCGGGCGATGCGCTGGCGGCTCACCGGCCTGGACCAGGCCCGCGCCGCCCTCGCCGGTTACACCTTCGGCGACGCCGGGGCCGCCGTGCTGGTGGAGCCGGTCGCCACCGGCGGGATCCTCGACGTGGACACCGAGACCTGGTCGGAGCACTGGACGGTGGGCGGTATCCCCGGCGGCGGCTCCCGGCATCCGCGCGGCGACGAGCACACCTACTTCACCGGCGACGGCCGGGCGCTGCGCGACGTCTTCGAGAAGATCGGCCCGGACATCCTGCACCGGGTGCGCCACCGCACCGGCCTGGACTGGGCCGACTACGCCCGGGTCCTGGTGCACCAGGTGACCCTGCCCTACCTGGACCGGTTCGTCGAGGTGGCCGGCGTTCCGCGCGACAAACTGGAGGTCACCGTGACCGACCTCGGCAACCTGGCCAGCGCCACGCTCGGCGTGCAGCTCGCCCGGGTCGATCCCGGCCTGCGCCCCGGCGACCGGGTGCTGTTCATCGGTCTGGGCGGCGGAGTCAGCCTGATGACCATGGTCTGGGAGAAGTCGTGA
- a CDS encoding tetratricopeptide repeat protein gives MTTLTPSTTDGRRVREVRVVSDSGREALRRFVDDLRRLRQLAGGPSLNTLVAVAAGRGRPLARSTLSDKLNAKSLPEWDFVRAYVDACATYAGQVGARVPAELTDLARWDAAHWRLLRAADGVRAEERLAAAARAELGRRARAATPTAPPPTDRPATERTGSGAERTGGGTEQTGRAAERPGVGEWPRPWVVPRQLPAAVRHFVGRDAQLAALTRLADGPADTVVVSVIGGTAGVGKTALAVRWAHQVADRFPDGQLYVNLRGFDPGGHVLDPAEALGGFLEALAVPPQRIPTGPAAQAALFRSLLAGRRMLVLLDNARDGDQVRPLLPGAPGCLVLVTSRHQMPGLVATEGAQPLVLDLLTPDEARELLGRRVGGRRVADEPAAVDRIVAASARLPLALAIVSARAATHPDFPLTRLADELADGRLDGFSGGDGADVRAVLSWSYRSLDPAAAALFRLLGLHPGPDVSVAAAASLAAVSTTGVRRPLAALTRASLLTEHTPGRYVQHDLLRAYAVERCRADVPEPERRAAAGRLLDHYLHTAHRADLLLHPHRDPVDLPAADVDVALPDLVDRDGAWAWLSAEHRTLLAAVSLAAADGFATHAWQLAWCVNTYLDRVGAWRDQSTAQRVALEAAGRAGDRDGQARAHRNLAVACLRLGGHDEARAHLERAVALYAALGDLVGGARAQLNLGKVAERLGDHRRALAHAQRAFDLFGAAGHDQGQANALNNIGWCHTQLGDHRRALEHCRRALAQQQRLGNRLWEAHTWDSLGAAHHHLGEYPPAEECFRSALAIYREVGERYFEATTTTHLGDTRAAAGDPAAARAAWRRAADVLDQLGHPEADQVRSRLAADAGPVTA, from the coding sequence GTGACTACGCTGACGCCGTCCACCACGGACGGTCGGCGGGTGCGGGAGGTGCGCGTCGTGTCGGATTCCGGGCGGGAAGCGCTGCGGCGGTTCGTCGACGACCTGCGGCGGCTGCGGCAACTCGCCGGCGGGCCGTCGCTGAACACCCTGGTCGCGGTGGCCGCCGGCCGGGGGCGTCCGCTGGCCCGGTCCACCCTCAGCGACAAACTCAACGCCAAGTCGCTGCCCGAGTGGGACTTCGTCCGGGCGTACGTCGACGCCTGCGCCACCTACGCCGGGCAGGTCGGGGCCCGGGTGCCGGCGGAGCTGACCGACCTGGCCCGGTGGGACGCCGCGCACTGGCGGCTGCTGCGGGCGGCCGACGGCGTACGGGCCGAGGAACGGCTGGCCGCCGCGGCCCGCGCCGAACTCGGTCGCCGGGCCCGCGCCGCTACGCCCACCGCGCCGCCACCGACCGACCGGCCCGCGACCGAGCGGACCGGAAGCGGGGCGGAGCGGACCGGAGGCGGGACGGAGCAGACCGGCCGGGCGGCGGAGCGGCCCGGGGTGGGGGAGTGGCCCCGGCCGTGGGTGGTGCCCCGGCAACTGCCGGCAGCGGTACGGCACTTCGTCGGGCGGGACGCGCAGCTCGCCGCGTTGACCCGGCTGGCCGACGGACCGGCCGACACGGTGGTCGTCTCGGTGATCGGCGGCACCGCCGGGGTGGGCAAGACCGCCCTCGCCGTGCGGTGGGCGCACCAGGTCGCCGACCGGTTCCCGGACGGGCAGCTCTACGTCAACCTGCGGGGCTTCGACCCGGGCGGGCACGTGCTGGACCCGGCCGAGGCGCTCGGCGGGTTCCTGGAGGCCCTGGCCGTACCGCCGCAGCGGATCCCGACCGGGCCCGCCGCGCAGGCCGCGCTGTTCCGCAGCCTGCTGGCCGGCCGGCGGATGCTGGTGCTGCTCGACAACGCCCGGGACGGCGACCAGGTCCGGCCGTTGCTGCCCGGCGCGCCGGGCTGCCTGGTGCTGGTGACCAGCCGGCACCAGATGCCGGGACTGGTCGCCACCGAGGGCGCGCAGCCGCTGGTGCTGGACCTGCTCACCCCGGACGAGGCGCGGGAGCTGCTGGGTCGGCGGGTCGGGGGGCGGCGGGTGGCCGACGAGCCGGCGGCGGTGGACCGGATCGTCGCCGCGTCGGCCCGGCTGCCGCTGGCCCTGGCCATCGTCTCCGCGCGGGCCGCCACCCACCCCGACTTCCCGCTGACCCGGCTCGCCGACGAGCTGGCCGACGGCCGGTTGGACGGGTTCTCCGGCGGTGACGGCGCCGACGTGCGGGCGGTGCTGTCCTGGTCGTACCGGAGTCTGGACCCGGCCGCGGCGGCGCTGTTCCGGCTGCTCGGGCTGCACCCCGGCCCGGACGTGTCGGTGGCCGCCGCGGCCAGCCTCGCCGCGGTGTCGACGACCGGGGTACGGCGACCGCTGGCCGCGTTGACCCGGGCGAGCCTGCTGACCGAGCACACCCCCGGCCGGTACGTCCAACACGACCTGTTGCGCGCGTACGCCGTGGAGCGGTGCCGGGCCGACGTTCCGGAACCCGAGCGGCGGGCGGCGGCGGGCCGGCTGCTGGACCACTACCTGCACACCGCGCACCGGGCGGACCTGCTGCTGCATCCGCACCGTGACCCGGTCGACCTGCCGGCGGCCGACGTCGACGTCGCGCTGCCGGACCTGGTCGACCGGGACGGCGCGTGGGCGTGGCTCAGCGCCGAGCACCGTACGCTGCTCGCCGCCGTCAGCCTGGCCGCCGCCGACGGCTTCGCCACCCATGCCTGGCAGCTCGCCTGGTGCGTCAACACCTACCTGGACCGGGTCGGGGCCTGGCGGGACCAGTCCACCGCGCAGCGGGTGGCGCTGGAGGCCGCCGGTCGGGCCGGTGACCGGGACGGTCAGGCCCGCGCGCACCGCAACCTGGCGGTGGCGTGCCTGCGGCTCGGCGGGCACGACGAGGCCCGCGCGCACCTGGAGCGCGCCGTGGCGCTGTACGCCGCGCTCGGTGACCTGGTCGGTGGGGCCCGAGCCCAGCTCAACCTCGGTAAGGTGGCCGAACGGCTGGGCGACCACCGGCGCGCCCTGGCGCACGCGCAGCGTGCCTTCGACCTGTTCGGGGCGGCCGGCCACGACCAGGGTCAGGCCAACGCGCTGAACAACATCGGGTGGTGCCACACCCAGCTCGGCGACCACCGGCGGGCGTTGGAGCACTGCCGGCGGGCCCTGGCCCAGCAGCAGCGGCTCGGCAACCGGTTGTGGGAGGCGCACACCTGGGACAGCCTCGGCGCCGCCCACCACCACCTGGGCGAGTACCCGCCGGCGGAGGAGTGTTTCCGCAGCGCGTTGGCGATCTACCGGGAGGTCGGCGAACGGTACTTCGAGGCCACCACGACGACCCACCTCGGGGACACCCGGGCGGCCGCCGGTGACCCCGCCGCCGCCCGTGCCGCCTGGCGGCGGGCCGCCGACGTGCTCGACCAGCTCGGCCACCCGGAGGCGGACCAGGTCCGGTCACGGCTCGCCGCCGACGCCGGGCCGGTGACCGCGTAG